In Sphingobium sp. EP60837, the sequence CACGATGCTCGCCATTCGCGCGCTTTTCGATGGCGCCATTAGCTTCACCGATATCCTGCGCTGACCATCCATCCCCAGTTCTGGGGATAACGCAGATCATGACAAGCTGATCGAACGATCGCCTCACAAATGGAGGTGATCATGGTTGTTACAGGAAATGGCATCGAGCAGGCGCTGAGTGGCCGTGTATTCAGATCGATGTTTGAAGAGCGCAAGCGCGTGTTCGTCGATCTACTTGGCTGGGACATCCCCGTTCTGGCCCGTCGCTACGAGATCGATCAGTTCGATGATGATGAAGCTGTCTATATCGTCATCACCGATGAAACCGGCGAGCATGCCGGCTCTGCCCGTCTGCTCCAGACCGACCGGCCGCACATCCTTGATACCATCTTCCCCAATCTGTGCGATGGCGTACCGCCCACCGGCCCGACAGTTCGCGAAATAACCCGCTTCTGCCTGGCGCGCCGACTGAAGGCTCATGAGCGGCTCGCCACGCGCAATCGCCTCGTCTCTGCCCTGGTTGAATACGCCCTTAGCAATGGCATCACGACCTATACTGGCGTTGCCGAATGGGCCTGGTTCCAACAGATCCTCGCGTTCGGATGGGAATGTCTTCCGCTTGGATTGCCGGACAACAACGATCCCCGCGGCCTGTCGGCCATGCGGATCAATATTGCCCCGGATACCCCGCACCTGCT encodes:
- a CDS encoding acyl-homoserine-lactone synthase, with the protein product MEVIMVVTGNGIEQALSGRVFRSMFEERKRVFVDLLGWDIPVLARRYEIDQFDDDEAVYIVITDETGEHAGSARLLQTDRPHILDTIFPNLCDGVPPTGPTVREITRFCLARRLKAHERLATRNRLVSALVEYALSNGITTYTGVAEWAWFQQILAFGWECLPLGLPDNNDPRGLSAMRINIAPDTPHLLRQSGIFAQIHLMNLDRAAA